A genomic stretch from Kogia breviceps isolate mKogBre1 chromosome 1, mKogBre1 haplotype 1, whole genome shotgun sequence includes:
- the ZC3H11A gene encoding zinc finger CCCH domain-containing protein 11A isoform X2: MPNQGEDCYFFFYSTCTKGDSCPFRHCEAALGNETVCTLWQEGRCFRQVCRFRHMEIDKKRSEIPCYWENQPVGCQKLNCAFHHNRGRFVDGLFLPPSKTALPTVPESPEEEVKASQLTVQQNKLSVQSNPSPQLRSVMKAESSENVPSPTHPPVVINAADDDEDDDDQFSEEGDETKTPTLQPPPEVHNGLRVASARKPGVNLKQGECLNFGIKTLEEIKSKKMKEKSKKQGEGSSGASSLLLQPQPIPGPEKENVRTVVRTVTLSNKQGEEPLVRLSLTERLGKRRFLGDGDVDPPLKRSLAQRLGKKVEAPETNTDRTPKKVQVSKSLKERLGMSAGLNNEEAAERVTKVGEIHVKTLEEILLERASQKRGELQTKLKTEGPSKVDESTTGTRTSSTIRIKTFSEVFAEKKRQQEAERQKNKKDVSCIKLKTDNEIKKTVVLPPVVASRGQSEEPAGRAKSMQEVHIKTLEEIKLEKALRVQQSSESSTSSQPQPEATPGARRLPWITKKTGIKEERKLKEESVVASQSSVTRTEAKETSDETTAVDITKIQVKRCETMREKHVQKLSEKGTSQKEKSVLTLLRGDLDTCNTQLAEKPVLTTVPDITRLLTKRPPSKLSQKTEVETSGIGHSKLNVKGATQTLEKRGKAKPKMNVKPSVVKVVSSSKVARKRKAVEVHSAVIAAVKPLSSSSLLQKSPAKKAAVAVVPLLSEDKSVTVPETEKPRDSFVLPPTQSSSDPSPPEASGPSSSQVAAKTRRLSPASTGKPLLSVEDDFEKLIWEISGGKLEAEIDLDPGKDEDDLLLELSEMIDS, encoded by the exons ATGCCTAATCAAGGAGAagactgctatttttttttctattctacgTGTACTAAA GGTGACAGCTGTCCATTCCGTCATTGTGAAGCTGCATTAGGAAATGAAACTGTTTGCACATTATGGCAGGAAGGGCGCTGTTTTCGACAGGTGTGCAGGTTTCGGCACATGGAGATTGAT AAAAAACGCAGTGAGATTCCTTGTTATTGGGAAAATCAGCCAGTGGGATGTCAGAAACTAAACTGTGCTTTTCATCACAACAGAGGACGTTTTGTTGATGGCCTTTTCCTACCTCCAAGCAAAA CTGCGTTGCCCACTGTGCCTGAGTCACCAGAAGAGGAGGTGAAGGCTAGCCAGCTCACAGTTCAACAAAACAAATTATCTGTCCAGTCTAATCCCTCTCCTCAGCTGCGAAGTGTTATGAAAGCAGAAAGTTCAGAAAATGTTCCTAGCCCTACACATCCACCAGTGGTAATCAATGCTgcagatgatgatgaagatgatgatg ATCAGTTTTCTGAGGAAGGTGATGAAACCAAAACACCTACCCTGCAACCACCTCCTGAAGTTCATAATGGATTACGAGTGGCTTCTGCCCGGAAACCTGGAGTCAATTTAAAACAAG GTGAATGTTTGAATTTTGGGATAAAAACTCTTGaagaaattaaatcaaagaaaatgaaggaaaaatcaaAGAAGCAAGGTG AAGGTTCTTCGGGAGCTTCCAGTCTTTTACTCCAACCACAGCCCATTCCAGGTCCTGAAAAAGAGAATGTCCGGACTGTGGTGAGGACAGTAACTCTGTCCAACAAACAAG GAGAAGAACCTTTGGTAAGATTGAGTCTAACTGAGAGACTGGGGAAACGAAGATTTTTAGGAG ATGGTGACGTTGATCCTCCATTAAAGCGTAGCCTTGCACAAAGGCTAGGGAAGAAAGTTGAAGCTCCAGAGACTAACACTGACAGAACACCAAAGAAAG ttcaaGTTTCCAAGTCTCTGAAGGAGCGATTAGGCATGTCAGCTGGTCTAAACAATGAGGAGGCAGCAG AGAGAGTTACTAAAGTTGGTGAGATCCACGTGAAGACATTAGAAGAAATTCTTCTCGAAAGAGCCAGTCAAAAACGTGGAGAATTGCAAACTAAACTCAAGACAGAAGGACCTTCAAAAGTTGATGAGTCTACAACAGGAACAAGAACTTCCTCCACTATCCGAATCAAGACGTTCTCTGAGGTCTTTGCTGAAAAGAAACGGCaacaggaagcagagagacaaaaaaacaaaaaggacgTAAGCTGCATCAAGCTCAAGActgataatgaaattaaaaaaacagtggtTTTGCCACCTGTAGTAGCCAGCAGAGGACAATCAGAGGAACCTGCAGGTAGAGCGAAGTCTATGCAGGAAGTGCATATCAAGACGCTGGAGGAAATTAAACTGGAGAAGGCTCTGAGGGTGCAGCAGAGTTCTGAGAGCAGCACCAGCTCCCAGCCTCAGCCTGAGGCCACCCCAGGGGCAAGACGGCTTCCCTGGATCACTAAAAAAACAG GtataaaagaagagaggaaacttAAAGAAGAAAGTGTTGTTGCTTCTCAGAGCAGTGTTACTAGAACAGAGGCTAAAGAG ActtcagatgagaccacagcAGTTGACATCACTAAAATTCAAGTCAAGAGATGTGAGACAATGAGAGAAAAGCATGTGCAGAAACTGTCGGAGAAGGGAACCTCACAGAAGGAAAAATCAGTTTTGACACTCCTTCGGGGAGATTTAGACACTTGCAATACCCAGTTAGCAGAGAAACCAGTGCTCACTACCGTGCCAGACATCACACGGCTCCTGACTAAACGTCCTCCTTCAAAGTTATCCCAGAAGACAGAGGTAGAAACCTCAGGGATTGGGCACTCAAAACTGAATGTGAAAGGTGCAACACAGACCTTGGAAAAAAGGGGTAAAG CTAAACCTAAAATGAATGTGAAGCCATCTGTGGTTAAAGTTGTCTCATCATCCAAAGTGGCCCGAAAACGCAAGGCAGTGGAGGTCCACTCTGCCGTCATTGCAGCTGTGAAACCACTCAGCTCCAGCAGTCTCCTGCAGAAAAGCCCAGCTAAAAAAGCAGCTGTG GCTGTTGTCCCACTTCTCTCTGAAGACAAATCAGTCACTGTGCCTGAGACAGAAAAACCTAGAGACAG ttttgtgCTGCCTCCAACCCAGTCCTCTTCAGATCCTTCCCCACCAGAAGCATCTGGCCCTTCGTCATCCCAGGTGGCCGCAAAAACTCGCCGACTCAGCCCTGCCTCAACAGGAAAGCCACTACTTTCTGTGGAGGATGATTTTGAGAAATTAATATGGGAGATTTCAGGAGGCAAATTAGAAGCTGAGATCGACCTGGATCCTGGGAAGGATGAAGATGACCTTCTGCTCGAGCTATCAGAAATGATTGATAGCTGA
- the ZC3H11A gene encoding zinc finger CCCH domain-containing protein 11A isoform X1, producing the protein MPNQGEDCYFFFYSTCTKGDSCPFRHCEAALGNETVCTLWQEGRCFRQVCRFRHMEIDKKRSEIPCYWENQPVGCQKLNCAFHHNRGRFVDGLFLPPSKTALPTVPESPEEEVKASQLTVQQNKLSVQSNPSPQLRSVMKAESSENVPSPTHPPVVINAADDDEDDDDQFSEEGDETKTPTLQPPPEVHNGLRVASARKPGVNLKQGECLNFGIKTLEEIKSKKMKEKSKKQGEGSSGASSLLLQPQPIPGPEKENVRTVVRTVTLSNKQGEEPLVRLSLTERLGKRRFLGDGDVDPPLKRSLAQRLGKKVEAPETNTDRTPKKVQVSKSLKERLGMSAGLNNEEAAAERVTKVGEIHVKTLEEILLERASQKRGELQTKLKTEGPSKVDESTTGTRTSSTIRIKTFSEVFAEKKRQQEAERQKNKKDVSCIKLKTDNEIKKTVVLPPVVASRGQSEEPAGRAKSMQEVHIKTLEEIKLEKALRVQQSSESSTSSQPQPEATPGARRLPWITKKTGIKEERKLKEESVVASQSSVTRTEAKETSDETTAVDITKIQVKRCETMREKHVQKLSEKGTSQKEKSVLTLLRGDLDTCNTQLAEKPVLTTVPDITRLLTKRPPSKLSQKTEVETSGIGHSKLNVKGATQTLEKRGKAKPKMNVKPSVVKVVSSSKVARKRKAVEVHSAVIAAVKPLSSSSLLQKSPAKKAAVAVVPLLSEDKSVTVPETEKPRDSFVLPPTQSSSDPSPPEASGPSSSQVAAKTRRLSPASTGKPLLSVEDDFEKLIWEISGGKLEAEIDLDPGKDEDDLLLELSEMIDS; encoded by the exons ATGCCTAATCAAGGAGAagactgctatttttttttctattctacgTGTACTAAA GGTGACAGCTGTCCATTCCGTCATTGTGAAGCTGCATTAGGAAATGAAACTGTTTGCACATTATGGCAGGAAGGGCGCTGTTTTCGACAGGTGTGCAGGTTTCGGCACATGGAGATTGAT AAAAAACGCAGTGAGATTCCTTGTTATTGGGAAAATCAGCCAGTGGGATGTCAGAAACTAAACTGTGCTTTTCATCACAACAGAGGACGTTTTGTTGATGGCCTTTTCCTACCTCCAAGCAAAA CTGCGTTGCCCACTGTGCCTGAGTCACCAGAAGAGGAGGTGAAGGCTAGCCAGCTCACAGTTCAACAAAACAAATTATCTGTCCAGTCTAATCCCTCTCCTCAGCTGCGAAGTGTTATGAAAGCAGAAAGTTCAGAAAATGTTCCTAGCCCTACACATCCACCAGTGGTAATCAATGCTgcagatgatgatgaagatgatgatg ATCAGTTTTCTGAGGAAGGTGATGAAACCAAAACACCTACCCTGCAACCACCTCCTGAAGTTCATAATGGATTACGAGTGGCTTCTGCCCGGAAACCTGGAGTCAATTTAAAACAAG GTGAATGTTTGAATTTTGGGATAAAAACTCTTGaagaaattaaatcaaagaaaatgaaggaaaaatcaaAGAAGCAAGGTG AAGGTTCTTCGGGAGCTTCCAGTCTTTTACTCCAACCACAGCCCATTCCAGGTCCTGAAAAAGAGAATGTCCGGACTGTGGTGAGGACAGTAACTCTGTCCAACAAACAAG GAGAAGAACCTTTGGTAAGATTGAGTCTAACTGAGAGACTGGGGAAACGAAGATTTTTAGGAG ATGGTGACGTTGATCCTCCATTAAAGCGTAGCCTTGCACAAAGGCTAGGGAAGAAAGTTGAAGCTCCAGAGACTAACACTGACAGAACACCAAAGAAAG ttcaaGTTTCCAAGTCTCTGAAGGAGCGATTAGGCATGTCAGCTGGTCTAAACAATGAGGAGGCAGCAG CAGAGAGAGTTACTAAAGTTGGTGAGATCCACGTGAAGACATTAGAAGAAATTCTTCTCGAAAGAGCCAGTCAAAAACGTGGAGAATTGCAAACTAAACTCAAGACAGAAGGACCTTCAAAAGTTGATGAGTCTACAACAGGAACAAGAACTTCCTCCACTATCCGAATCAAGACGTTCTCTGAGGTCTTTGCTGAAAAGAAACGGCaacaggaagcagagagacaaaaaaacaaaaaggacgTAAGCTGCATCAAGCTCAAGActgataatgaaattaaaaaaacagtggtTTTGCCACCTGTAGTAGCCAGCAGAGGACAATCAGAGGAACCTGCAGGTAGAGCGAAGTCTATGCAGGAAGTGCATATCAAGACGCTGGAGGAAATTAAACTGGAGAAGGCTCTGAGGGTGCAGCAGAGTTCTGAGAGCAGCACCAGCTCCCAGCCTCAGCCTGAGGCCACCCCAGGGGCAAGACGGCTTCCCTGGATCACTAAAAAAACAG GtataaaagaagagaggaaacttAAAGAAGAAAGTGTTGTTGCTTCTCAGAGCAGTGTTACTAGAACAGAGGCTAAAGAG ActtcagatgagaccacagcAGTTGACATCACTAAAATTCAAGTCAAGAGATGTGAGACAATGAGAGAAAAGCATGTGCAGAAACTGTCGGAGAAGGGAACCTCACAGAAGGAAAAATCAGTTTTGACACTCCTTCGGGGAGATTTAGACACTTGCAATACCCAGTTAGCAGAGAAACCAGTGCTCACTACCGTGCCAGACATCACACGGCTCCTGACTAAACGTCCTCCTTCAAAGTTATCCCAGAAGACAGAGGTAGAAACCTCAGGGATTGGGCACTCAAAACTGAATGTGAAAGGTGCAACACAGACCTTGGAAAAAAGGGGTAAAG CTAAACCTAAAATGAATGTGAAGCCATCTGTGGTTAAAGTTGTCTCATCATCCAAAGTGGCCCGAAAACGCAAGGCAGTGGAGGTCCACTCTGCCGTCATTGCAGCTGTGAAACCACTCAGCTCCAGCAGTCTCCTGCAGAAAAGCCCAGCTAAAAAAGCAGCTGTG GCTGTTGTCCCACTTCTCTCTGAAGACAAATCAGTCACTGTGCCTGAGACAGAAAAACCTAGAGACAG ttttgtgCTGCCTCCAACCCAGTCCTCTTCAGATCCTTCCCCACCAGAAGCATCTGGCCCTTCGTCATCCCAGGTGGCCGCAAAAACTCGCCGACTCAGCCCTGCCTCAACAGGAAAGCCACTACTTTCTGTGGAGGATGATTTTGAGAAATTAATATGGGAGATTTCAGGAGGCAAATTAGAAGCTGAGATCGACCTGGATCCTGGGAAGGATGAAGATGACCTTCTGCTCGAGCTATCAGAAATGATTGATAGCTGA
- the ZC3H11A gene encoding zinc finger CCCH domain-containing protein 11A isoform X3: MKAESSENVPSPTHPPVVINAADDDEDDDDQFSEEGDETKTPTLQPPPEVHNGLRVASARKPGVNLKQGECLNFGIKTLEEIKSKKMKEKSKKQGEGSSGASSLLLQPQPIPGPEKENVRTVVRTVTLSNKQGEEPLVRLSLTERLGKRRFLGDGDVDPPLKRSLAQRLGKKVEAPETNTDRTPKKVQVSKSLKERLGMSAGLNNEEAAAERVTKVGEIHVKTLEEILLERASQKRGELQTKLKTEGPSKVDESTTGTRTSSTIRIKTFSEVFAEKKRQQEAERQKNKKDVSCIKLKTDNEIKKTVVLPPVVASRGQSEEPAGRAKSMQEVHIKTLEEIKLEKALRVQQSSESSTSSQPQPEATPGARRLPWITKKTGIKEERKLKEESVVASQSSVTRTEAKETSDETTAVDITKIQVKRCETMREKHVQKLSEKGTSQKEKSVLTLLRGDLDTCNTQLAEKPVLTTVPDITRLLTKRPPSKLSQKTEVETSGIGHSKLNVKGATQTLEKRGKAKPKMNVKPSVVKVVSSSKVARKRKAVEVHSAVIAAVKPLSSSSLLQKSPAKKAAVAVVPLLSEDKSVTVPETEKPRDSFVLPPTQSSSDPSPPEASGPSSSQVAAKTRRLSPASTGKPLLSVEDDFEKLIWEISGGKLEAEIDLDPGKDEDDLLLELSEMIDS, from the exons ATGAAAGCAGAAAGTTCAGAAAATGTTCCTAGCCCTACACATCCACCAGTGGTAATCAATGCTgcagatgatgatgaagatgatgatg ATCAGTTTTCTGAGGAAGGTGATGAAACCAAAACACCTACCCTGCAACCACCTCCTGAAGTTCATAATGGATTACGAGTGGCTTCTGCCCGGAAACCTGGAGTCAATTTAAAACAAG GTGAATGTTTGAATTTTGGGATAAAAACTCTTGaagaaattaaatcaaagaaaatgaaggaaaaatcaaAGAAGCAAGGTG AAGGTTCTTCGGGAGCTTCCAGTCTTTTACTCCAACCACAGCCCATTCCAGGTCCTGAAAAAGAGAATGTCCGGACTGTGGTGAGGACAGTAACTCTGTCCAACAAACAAG GAGAAGAACCTTTGGTAAGATTGAGTCTAACTGAGAGACTGGGGAAACGAAGATTTTTAGGAG ATGGTGACGTTGATCCTCCATTAAAGCGTAGCCTTGCACAAAGGCTAGGGAAGAAAGTTGAAGCTCCAGAGACTAACACTGACAGAACACCAAAGAAAG ttcaaGTTTCCAAGTCTCTGAAGGAGCGATTAGGCATGTCAGCTGGTCTAAACAATGAGGAGGCAGCAG CAGAGAGAGTTACTAAAGTTGGTGAGATCCACGTGAAGACATTAGAAGAAATTCTTCTCGAAAGAGCCAGTCAAAAACGTGGAGAATTGCAAACTAAACTCAAGACAGAAGGACCTTCAAAAGTTGATGAGTCTACAACAGGAACAAGAACTTCCTCCACTATCCGAATCAAGACGTTCTCTGAGGTCTTTGCTGAAAAGAAACGGCaacaggaagcagagagacaaaaaaacaaaaaggacgTAAGCTGCATCAAGCTCAAGActgataatgaaattaaaaaaacagtggtTTTGCCACCTGTAGTAGCCAGCAGAGGACAATCAGAGGAACCTGCAGGTAGAGCGAAGTCTATGCAGGAAGTGCATATCAAGACGCTGGAGGAAATTAAACTGGAGAAGGCTCTGAGGGTGCAGCAGAGTTCTGAGAGCAGCACCAGCTCCCAGCCTCAGCCTGAGGCCACCCCAGGGGCAAGACGGCTTCCCTGGATCACTAAAAAAACAG GtataaaagaagagaggaaacttAAAGAAGAAAGTGTTGTTGCTTCTCAGAGCAGTGTTACTAGAACAGAGGCTAAAGAG ActtcagatgagaccacagcAGTTGACATCACTAAAATTCAAGTCAAGAGATGTGAGACAATGAGAGAAAAGCATGTGCAGAAACTGTCGGAGAAGGGAACCTCACAGAAGGAAAAATCAGTTTTGACACTCCTTCGGGGAGATTTAGACACTTGCAATACCCAGTTAGCAGAGAAACCAGTGCTCACTACCGTGCCAGACATCACACGGCTCCTGACTAAACGTCCTCCTTCAAAGTTATCCCAGAAGACAGAGGTAGAAACCTCAGGGATTGGGCACTCAAAACTGAATGTGAAAGGTGCAACACAGACCTTGGAAAAAAGGGGTAAAG CTAAACCTAAAATGAATGTGAAGCCATCTGTGGTTAAAGTTGTCTCATCATCCAAAGTGGCCCGAAAACGCAAGGCAGTGGAGGTCCACTCTGCCGTCATTGCAGCTGTGAAACCACTCAGCTCCAGCAGTCTCCTGCAGAAAAGCCCAGCTAAAAAAGCAGCTGTG GCTGTTGTCCCACTTCTCTCTGAAGACAAATCAGTCACTGTGCCTGAGACAGAAAAACCTAGAGACAG ttttgtgCTGCCTCCAACCCAGTCCTCTTCAGATCCTTCCCCACCAGAAGCATCTGGCCCTTCGTCATCCCAGGTGGCCGCAAAAACTCGCCGACTCAGCCCTGCCTCAACAGGAAAGCCACTACTTTCTGTGGAGGATGATTTTGAGAAATTAATATGGGAGATTTCAGGAGGCAAATTAGAAGCTGAGATCGACCTGGATCCTGGGAAGGATGAAGATGACCTTCTGCTCGAGCTATCAGAAATGATTGATAGCTGA
- the LOC131741506 gene encoding uncharacterized homolog translates to MTIMLLCLLQLAALLCSYSITIHFYLFWLNTP, encoded by the coding sequence ATGACTATAATGCTGCTCTGCCTTCTACAGCTTGCTGCACTACTCTGTAGTTACTCTATAACTATACATTTCTATCTTTTTTGGTTAAACACTCCCTGA
- the ZBED6 gene encoding zinc finger BED domain-containing protein 6 gives MSVCTLSVPVSSLSPSRRCSTFSGAGILGCVPITSNTDEEDVVEGKMVAEGLDKEAKLPTKKKRKKGLRIKGKRRRKKLILAKKFSKDLVSGRPIADAPALLASSAPEQDEESLFESNIEKQIYLPSTRAKTSIVWHFFHVDPQYTWRAICNLCEKSVSRGKPGSHLGTSTLQRHLQARHSPHWTRANKFGVTSGEEDFTLDVPLSPSSAGSSGSFEYIPADPLDNNGMGKKRDKSVSDALRAERGRFLIKSNIVKHALIPGTRAKTSAVWNFFYTDPQHISRAVCNICKRSVSRGRPGSHLGTSTLQRHLQATHPIHWAVANKDSGAVGNGLDEGETERNDLLSDTLPGEKSTGSQDVTAEDLSDSDSDEPPVLEVENRRSASPIPVAEQDTLMHAREQETKYCENSTSSQISQAIIQMIVEDMHPYNYFSTPAFQRFMQIVAPDYRLPSETYFFTKAVPQLYDWVREKIFLTLENVQSQKIHLTVDIWTHDPSTDYFIVTVHWVSLQTTPSSTNGRISNFRKWAVLCVTGLAKDCLITNILQELNDQIGLWLSPNFLIPSFIVSDNSSNVVHAIKDGGFTHVPCFLHCLNTVIQDFFSEHKSIENMLVAARKTCHHFSHSVKARQILQEFQNDHQLPWKNLKQDEAGHWISTFYMLKWLLEHCYSVHHSLGRASGVVLTSLQWTLMTYVCDILKPFEEATQKVSVKITGLNQVLPLIHHLLLSLQKLREDFQVRGITQALNLVDSLSLKLETDTLLSAMLKSKPCILAALLDPCFKNSLEDFFPQGADLETYKQILAEEVCNYMESSSEVCHIATSEASGSSSIVGADSFTSSVREGTSSSGSIDSSAADNVAIGGKSFMFPSAMAVVDEYFKEKYSKTSGGDDPLIYWQKKVSIWPALTQVAIQYLSCPMCSWQSECIFTANSHFHPKQIMSLDFDNIEQLMFLKMNFKNVNYDYSSLVLSWDPENEVIQSNEKEILS, from the coding sequence atgagtgTATGTACCCTAAGTGTACCAGTTTCCTCACTCTCTCCTAGCAGAAGATGTAGCACTTTTAGTGGTGCTGGGATCCTGGGATGTGTTCCTATTACGTCTAATacagatgaagaagatgtggtagaggGAAAGATGGTGGCAGAAGGACTGGATAAAGAGGCAAAATTGCCcacgaaaaagaaaagaaagaagggttTGCGAATTAAGGGGAAAAGGCGACGAAAGAAACTGATCCTTGCGAAAAAGTTTAGTAAGGATTTGGTATCTGGGAGGCCAATTGCAGATGCCCCTGCTTTGTTAGCTTCTAGTGCCCCTGAGCAGGATGAAGAAAGTCTTTTTGAGAGCAATATAGAAAAACAGATCTATTTACCTAGTACTAGAGCCAAGACCTCCATTGTGTGGCACTTCTTTCATGTTGACCCCCAGTACACCTGGCGGGCTATTTGTAACCTCTGTGAAAAGAGTGTTAGCAGGGGTAAACCAGGTAGCCATCTCGGGACATCTACTCTTCAGCGACATCTGCAGGCAAGGCATTCACCTCACTGGACCAGGGCCAACAAATTTGGAGTTACTAGTGGGGAGGAGGATTTTACTTTGGATGTACCTTTATCTCCCTCTTCTGCTGGAAGCAGTGGAAGCTTTGAATATATCCCTGCTGATCCATTGGATAATAATGGAATGGGAAAGAAACGTGATAAATCAGTATCTGATGCCCTAAGGGCAGAAAGAGGGAGATTTCTCATCAAAAGTAACATTGTCAAGCATGCCTTAATTCCTGGAACAAGAGCCAAGACATCTGCAGTTTGGAATTTTTTCTATACCGATCCTCAGCACATCTCAAGAGCTGTCtgtaatatatgtaaaagaaGTGTGAGCCGGGGTAGGCCGGGTTCGCACTTAGGAACTTCGACACTTCAACGACACCTGCAGGCCACACATCCCATCCATTGGGCAGTTGCCAACAAAGACAGTGGTGCAGTTGGAAATGGATTAGATGAAGGTGAGACTGAGAGAAATGATCTCTTGAGTGATACTTTGCCTGGAGAGAAGTCTACAGGCAGCCAGGATGTAACAGCTGAGGACCTTAGTGACTCTGATTCAGATGAACCTCCTGTATTAGAGGTTGAAAATAGAAGATCTGCGAGTCCTATTCCTGTTGCAGAGCAAGACACTCTAATGCATGCACGGgaacaagaaacaaaatattgtgaaaattcaaCCTCAAGTCAAATAAGTCAGGCGATTATTCAAATGATTGTGGAAGATATGCATCCTTACAACTATTTCTCAACTCCAGCTTTTCAGAGGTTCATGCAGATTGTGGCCCCTGACTATAGGTTACCATCTGAAACTTACTTTTTCACTAAGGCTGTGCCTCAATTATATGATTGGGTCagagaaaaaattttcttaactttGGAGAACGTTCAAAGCCAAAAGATCCACCTGACTGTGGACATATGGACCCATGACCCATCCACTGACTATTTCATTGTGACTGTACACTGGGTCTCTTTGCAAACTACACCTTCTTCCACTAATGGTAGGATCTCCAATTTTAGAAAGTGGGCAGTTCTCTGTGTAACAGGTTTGGCCAAAGACTGTTTGATAACCAACATTTTACAAGAATTAAATGACCAGATTGGTCTGTGGCTTTCTCCTAATTTTCTCATCCCTAGCTTCATCGTTTCTGACAATTCTTCTAATGTAGTACATGCAATCAAAGATGGTGGTTTTACCCACGTGCCATGCTTCCTGCATTGTTTAAATACAGTCATTCAAGACTTTTTCAGTGAGCACAAAAGCATTGAGAACATGTTAGTGGCTGCTAGGAAAACCTGTCATCATTTTAGTCATTCAGTCAAGGCCCGTCAGATACTACAAGAGTTCCAAAATGATCACCAACTTCCATGGAAAAATTTGAAGCAGGATGAAGCTGGCCATTGGATTTCTACCTTTTATATGTTAAAATGGCTCTTGGAGCATTGTTACTCAGTTCACCATAGTCTTGGTAGAGCCAGTGGAGTTGTGCTCACCTCCCTTCAGTGGACTCTAATGACGTATGTTTGTGATATTCTTAAACCATTTGAGGAGGCCACCCAGAAAGTGAGTGTGAAGATCACAGGATTGAATCAGGTGCTACCCCTAATCCATCATCTACTCCTTTCCCTGCAGAAACTCAGAGAAGATTTTCAAGTTAGAGGTATTACTCAGGCCCTCAATCTGGTAGACAGTTTATCTCTGAAACTTGAAACTGATACCCTATTAAGTGCCATGCTCAAATCCAAGCCCTGTATCTTGGCTGCTCTGTTAGACCCTTGCTTTAAAAACAGTTTGGAAGACTTTTTCCCTCAAGGTGCTGATTTGGAAACTTATAAGCAGATCCTTGCAGAAGAAGTTTGTAACTATATGGAATCTTCATCAGAGGTCTGCCATATTGCAACTTCAGAAGCTTCTGGTTCCTCATCCATAGTAGGAGCTGATTCATTTACCTCATCTGTAAGAGAAGGCACCTCCAGTTCAGGGTCTATTGATAGTTCAGCTGCAGATAATGTTGCCATTGGAGGCAAAAGCTTCATGTTTCCTTCTGCTATGGCAGTAGTGGATGAATACTTCAAAGAGAAGTATTCAAAGACCTCAGGAGGTGATGACCCTTTGATTTACTGGCAGAAGAAGGTGAGCATATGGCCAGCTTTGACCCAAGTTGCCATTCAGTATCTGAGCTGCCCCATGTGTAGTTGGCAATCTGAATGTATCTTTACTGCAAATAGCCACTTTCATCCAAAGCAGATCATGAGCCTGGATTTTGACAATATAGAACAGCTGATGTTTctgaaaatgaactttaaaaatgttaactatgATTATTCTTCATTGGTTCTGAGCTGGGATCCTGAGAATGAAGTTATtcaaagcaatgaaaaagaaatattatcttaa